A region of the Plectropomus leopardus isolate mb unplaced genomic scaffold, YSFRI_Pleo_2.0 unplaced_scaffold2671, whole genome shotgun sequence genome:
tttttgttttttagtttttcaatttgacttgaaaagaaaaacgtTCATACTTAAGTACTTGAGagctctgcttttctttctttctgtttttgcttcGTCAGAGTTGACTTCCTGTGACTCGGCGTTGTTTTGGCGTTACCTGACCTCCCTGCACGACCGGCGGCGGGCGATCGACTGGATCCAGAGCGGGGCGTCCTGCGGCGGCTCCCGGTGGCCGGAGTTAACCCCCGAGCTGATCAACGACAACAGCGTGTGCAGCAGCTACATGAGGGAGCAGATCCTGGACCTGCTGGCCAGGTACGGCCGCACGTTTTCAGCAGCGCGGCTGCTCGCCGTCGCCTGTAGTTGTTTCCCATTCACAACCCGCCCCGAATATAAACAACGTGCAAAACACACGTGCaatattaatgatttatttgaTCTATTCTGACTGCCCCCCCTCACCCGTTTTACGATTTTTAATGAACTTgaaagtatatttatttttattgttgccaaatattcattatttttgtgtataaatgaaaagaaaaattgccaaaaagttttaaattaaaaagcaattgtcaatttgtgttttttttcttcagactccaaaaatgtttaaagacaaaaaaaaacaccaaaaagtttaaaaggaaaattaattTCCCACAACTGTAAATGAAGAAGTAAATCGCTGagaagtttaaagaaaaaaatgttttaatgaaaagaaaaatccccCCTTTTTACACCGCGAGGTTTTCAGGGTGAAAAAGGTGCCGAGAGCATAAACAAGCATCCAAACAGCTCGCATGAAATAACGTTTTCATCCTGCACGAAGAAAAACGTCTTCGAGCCTCCAGCTTCTCACTTTTTCTGTTATCGTCCGTGATTTTGGTTTTTTCAGGAGAAGTCTGTTTGTGCCGGATGAGCTGGCGGAcctggagcagctgctgtggaggCTGGCTCAGGGCGGAGGTGTGATGGACGCGTCCCCTCCCGTCCCTCAGTACCGCTCCCCCCTCGGCCTGGACCTCCACAGCGTCTTCACGGCCTTCTGTGTGGAGCGCAGCCTGAAGTACCTGCTCTACACCTACCTGGAGCACTACAGGtccgtccctctgtccctctgtccctctgtccctctgtccctctgtccctccgtccctccggccctctgtccctctgtccctccgGCCCTCCGGCCCACCggccctccatctctctgtccctctgtccctccgtctctctgtccctctgtccctccgtctctctgtccctctgtaaaaagacaatttaaacctttaaatctcTTCTTCTGAAAACTGGATAAAAGAAAggggcaacttggtaagaaatatttaatacatttacattacattacataaattaaaaaaaaaacaacctaaaatccacaaaactatagttaaaatgatcatagttacatatttaaaattatgtttcagaaacattattatttttatgcatttttttctcaataatttccctgtttcagtttttaattcctaatttttaaatattaaaattaggtttttttattttttaaaaattgtatctTTTTACTGaattcttgctaaattttgggtcattttttcttaagttgccttcttcctgtgttttttaaagaaatcaagtcaatttactcaggtttaaGGGTTAAATAGGGCGCATGCATTGGTTAATCCTTTTCGTAATTTAACTtgtaatttgtacatttttatcaactttgtATTGCTGCTTAGtctttcagttttgattattgattaattatgCAGCCtttctttgtatcttttttcattattgaagTTATTTAATGGGTGTTTCTCCGTGAGCCGTGTTTGGCCTCTGACCTCTCCTGctcagttttaaatttttaattcttatttttctgttccTTCTTTCTATACATGTGTtcgtgcaaataaataaaagtacaatttAAATGAGGAAGTGAATGAGCTGGTAATGATCTGCTGGTCGTGTGCAGGTTGACGCCCAGAAACTGTCCCCtcctgaccaatcagagcctGTCTGAGAGCCAGCCCTGGTTTGAGATGCTGGTGAGGATCCAGGAGATCAGCAGAGATCTGTCAGGTACCTCGCTGCCGCTGCAGCACCACAGACGCTGCGTCAGAAGCAACCAGCATTTCCAAAAACTGgttatttgggtcattttatgAAGCAATCGCTCTCGCTGtgagtctgggatatgtcagtgtgtgagtgtagctgctgacagtctgggatatgtcagtgtgcgagtgtagctgctgacagtctgggatctgtcagtgtgtgagtgtagctgctgacagtctgggatatgtcagtgtgtgagtgtagctgctgacagtctgggatatgtcagtgtgtgagtgtagctgctgacagtctgggatatgtcagtgtgtgagtgtagctgctgacagtctgggatatgtcagtgtgtgagtgtagctgctgacagtctgggatatgtcagtgatcagcagctacattgactgtgacaggtcacctagtggaaatagcatgtatttcctccatatgccaaatatggtcaaaatgacctcatcaggtggaaaatagtcaaaatgacaaattcagagtcaaaagcccagaatgacacccagaaataatacaagtcctgtttttctgctctgatggctgtgggatcaaaaatgtcagtttgaatgggtttcaatggagcatttttggacctgaacagtctgaagttaactatttagtttccacagtgtattttagacttattgtaggagctgagctgcaaatttactgattacactcaaatacacaatctggactacatttaggacacatgcatcaacacacacacagttatcacaacaggaaggatGAAAGCCGAGTTAAACCGCAgcctgtgtctgtctgttgttcCAGATCCAGGACTGGTCTTCCAGGCCAGTTTAACCAGTGCTCAGGTGCTGCTTCCAGGCAGCCAGGCGTCCCTCAGCAGTCTGCTGTTAGAGGGACACAGTCTGCTGGTCCTGGCTGCCGTCATGTTCGCCCCCGGAGGAATTGACCAGGTGAATATCAAGTCTGAGGACCTCtgggagtttaaaaaaagagtacaaATACGCAAAATAATCAGCCGCAGTCAGGGACGCACGtattgttgttaatgtgctaacttgTTAAACATCACTGCCAGCACTTCTtcactgtttttaattaaacctttgaacgcGAAGCAAAgtgctttgatttctttacaaaacatgggaataacaggcaatgagtaacttggcaagaaatgtcctgcagacTGCAGGGAATtagagaaaggaagaaaattattatcaaacttatatgtttgaaattattttaccaaaaaaattacaaatttcaacctttttttggGTCGTTGTCATTGTGTTGTAACAtgaagaaaatttgtttgatttctttcaaaaacacagaaaaaaaacccgcCCCGCAGATTGCGAGGCATTTGTAGattagtaaaaatatttttttttaatgctaaggAAAAATTTCCAGAGAGCTTGTATTTCTAATGATcataaatatatctttaaaactattccacagggggaaaaaaatctttttttcaggtcattaccatgttgttgtatgtttatttgcttcatttttgttcagtttttgttgtttgtttattgttttgcaaattaatttggtatttttcttgtactttttactcatttttggttgtttttttcttaatttgctcattgccttgttgtttttttagaaataaagcctgtttgctcatgtttcaaagagttaaaggagaaaatatgtggaaataaaagtaacttttaGAGAAGATTTTCATCCTTTTCACGTCAGTCCGAGGTGTCGTCCTCTGAGATGTGAGGTCAGAGCCGATGTCCCTGTGCTTCCTGTGTGCAGGTGGTGGCTCAGGGTGAAAGGTCAGGCAGGTCCGAGCGGACGGTCGACCCCCAGCTCCTGAAGATGGCGCTGGCCCCTCACCCCAAACTGAGAGCCGCCCTGTTCCCGGCGGGGCCCCGAGGACACAGCCCGGCGTCGGACATCTCCGTCTACCACCTCCTGCAGGTACGCTCACACCTGTCAGCCTGTCAGCATGGTCCTCCTTAAAATGTGACCCCTCCTGTTCATCCTGTGATGGTGCTGCTCTCCTGCTGAGCTCCTGCTGAGCTCCTGATTGGCTCCTGCTGAGCTCCTGCTGACTCCTGATTGGCTCCGGGACATTCTGTCGGCTTCGTCCTCCGTGAATCgcagtcacattttaaaatgtcccGCTCGTCACACCAGACGTGTTTATGTTGTGAAACGTGTTTTGCAGGCGCTCCATCCTCTGGACCCGTCCCGGCTGTTCGGCTGGCAGACAGCGAACACCCTCAATTCCACCGGTAAGCTCCCAAAACCAGACTCAAGGTCACTGCAAGGTCATGATGCCTGTAACTATCCGAAAATCACTCTTTACACGTTTTCAGCCTTGCCGGTGACTTGTGATCGCAGCATCAGTGTCTTGGATAAACTCTAATACGGTAacttaatgtcctaaaatcctagaaatcttaaaaacatcctgaaatcctagaaaaaaactgaaatcccAGGAATGTCCTACAGTCCTAGAAACGTAACAAAATCCTttaaatttccttaaatcctagaaattttgTCAAGTCCGAGAAACAACcgtaaaatcccagaaatgtcctcaaaacgtcctgaaaacagaaatttcctaaaaatatgagaaacatcGTAAAGCCCTGGGAAATCTGGAAAACATCAtaacatcctagaaacaccccatAGTCCTATAAACATCCCCAAATccataaatgtcctgaaaacataGAAACCTtctaaaaaatctgcaaaacattctaaaatcctgaaaatgtcattCAGTCC
Encoded here:
- the LOC121967028 gene encoding spatacsin-like, which gives rise to MREQILDLLARRSLFVPDELADLEQLLWRLAQGGGVMDASPPVPQYRSPLGLDLHSVFTAFCVERSLKYLLYTYLEHYRLTPRNCPLLTNQSLSESQPWFEMLVRIQEISRDLSDPGLVFQASLTSAQVLLPGSQASLSSLLLEGHSLLVLAAVMFAPGGIDQVVAQGERSGRSERTVDPQLLKMALAPHPKLRAALFPAGPRGHSPASDISVYHLLQALHPLDPSRLFGWQTANTLNSTETSELPHFSSPHLVSRFALVENLDFLFYLRHGRPSFAYATFLVQQLSGCGDITPLVQQAWQQVYRLALQWFNVPSVASAAVCFSELLGV